One segment of Terriglobia bacterium DNA contains the following:
- a CDS encoding heme-binding protein, with protein sequence MRVLLHFIRQFAFNVVVISALACSVAAQKTNDKCSNVPDYQKLKTALTSVVKQGKESNSGMGNQGWAALVNRDGIVCAVVFSGPDRSAEWPGSRLIAAEKANTANALSGPNFAFSTANLFTPSQPGQSLYSLTTSASANQLAAFAGPPEAFGQTNDPMVGKAIGGIVVFGGGLALYDAKGKVVGGLGVSGDTSCADHIVAWKVRHELGFDHVPYGVAPGQNDNMILDIQNGASASGFGHPTCKGGKPPDDIIKQLPEKFKTSGK encoded by the coding sequence ATGAGAGTGTTGCTTCATTTCATTCGCCAATTCGCATTCAACGTTGTGGTGATTAGCGCGCTTGCGTGTAGTGTCGCGGCCCAGAAGACCAATGACAAATGCTCCAACGTACCCGACTATCAGAAATTGAAAACCGCATTGACCTCAGTGGTCAAACAGGGCAAGGAATCCAACAGCGGAATGGGAAACCAGGGATGGGCGGCACTGGTAAACCGCGATGGAATTGTGTGTGCAGTGGTGTTTTCCGGACCTGATCGGTCCGCCGAATGGCCGGGAAGCAGGCTGATTGCAGCCGAAAAGGCCAATACCGCAAACGCTCTCAGCGGGCCGAACTTTGCATTCTCAACGGCCAATCTATTCACCCCTTCGCAGCCGGGCCAGAGCCTTTATAGCCTTACAACCAGCGCTTCGGCAAATCAACTCGCGGCATTTGCGGGTCCGCCGGAAGCATTTGGCCAAACAAATGATCCTATGGTCGGCAAGGCGATCGGCGGCATTGTTGTGTTTGGCGGCGGCCTGGCACTGTATGACGCAAAAGGAAAAGTTGTTGGAGGATTAGGAGTAAGCGGTGACACATCCTGCGCTGACCACATTGTGGCGTGGAAAGTCCGCCATGAACTTGGGTTCGATCATGTGCCCTACGGTGTGGCGCCGGGCCAGAATGACAATATGATTCTGGACATACAGAACGGCGCAAGCGCCAGCGGATTTGGACATCCCACTTGCAAGGGCGGCAAGCCACCCGACGATATCATCAAGCAACTGCCTGAGAAATTTAAGACCAGCGGAAAATAA